The following are encoded together in the Desulfococcus multivorans genome:
- a CDS encoding transcriptional regulator, which translates to MNISCTHCRKTLRVPDDRIPLDKAFSLVCPGCGRRFAVDPVMPEDFEADETIPLPEGAAAAATNDAPDGGVPDNSFQFLAQGARTAMLCTHTPPLLSHVRKTVEAAGYHALETGTPRDALRQMRSHDFDLVIIDELFGTRDPEMNNVLKYVSQLTMDSRRGMFVVLVSSRFSTGDPMQAFHKSVNLIVNTADVDRMAPLLKRGLDEHEAFYRVFNQEYERINGTL; encoded by the coding sequence ATGAACATCAGCTGCACCCACTGCCGCAAGACACTGCGCGTTCCCGACGACAGAATCCCCCTCGACAAGGCCTTTTCTCTTGTCTGCCCCGGTTGCGGCCGCCGGTTTGCCGTCGACCCCGTCATGCCCGAGGACTTCGAGGCGGACGAAACTATCCCGTTGCCGGAGGGTGCCGCGGCAGCCGCGACGAACGACGCCCCGGACGGCGGGGTGCCGGACAATTCCTTCCAGTTTCTGGCGCAGGGCGCCAGAACCGCCATGCTGTGCACCCATACGCCCCCCCTGCTCTCCCATGTCCGGAAGACGGTGGAAGCGGCGGGATATCACGCCCTCGAAACAGGCACCCCCCGGGACGCCCTCCGACAGATGCGGTCCCATGATTTCGATCTGGTGATCATCGACGAACTCTTCGGCACCCGGGATCCGGAGATGAACAACGTTCTCAAATACGTGTCCCAGCTCACCATGGACAGCCGGCGCGGCATGTTCGTCGTCCTCGTCTCCAGCCGCTTTTCAACGGGGGACCCCATGCAGGCCTTCCACAAAAGCGTCAACCTCATCGTCAATACGGCGGACGTCGACCGGATGGCCCCGCTCCTGAAGCGGGGCCTCGACGAACACGAAGCCTTTTATCGGGTCTTCAACCAGGAATACGAGCGCATCAACGGGACCCTGTAG
- a CDS encoding MFS transporter: MPSRIFWGIASFQVMAMFRRGLFYSFLSIYLRFYLGLSVTETTLFATLPMLFNVICQTYVWGGVSDRRQLRRTLIVWGELLAGIGTILVWYLHTLAGVGQAAGYVIILGLAVVEIFWSMSNVGWSALISDIYGIEDRGAVQGRLTSVGGLGRILGIWIGGLLYDGMGLRYEGWGFQEGVLFFIASGAMVVSVLPMLLVPEGGIGKGGGAPEAPPPEAEAGTRAAFILFLWAMVFINFGRNSIAVIMSQYLALDSGLALAGGMISHVVNMQSVAVIGAGLMVGRLAGKYGHRRVLIWGTWGAAASLVILAGVEGLAWMFAANFIRGVSEALITASAYALASVLIPPERRGRGFGLFNATFFLSWGLAGTFISGPVIDGCMALGVPEVSAYQAAFMAAAVVTAVGMGLLLKVGPAATGSR; the protein is encoded by the coding sequence GTGCCGTCCCGGATCTTCTGGGGCATCGCCTCGTTCCAGGTCATGGCCATGTTCCGGAGGGGGCTGTTTTACAGCTTTCTCTCCATCTACCTGCGGTTTTACCTGGGGTTGAGCGTTACCGAGACGACCCTTTTCGCGACCCTCCCCATGCTCTTCAACGTCATCTGTCAGACCTATGTGTGGGGCGGGGTGTCGGATCGACGTCAGCTCCGCCGCACCCTGATCGTATGGGGCGAACTCCTGGCCGGGATCGGCACCATCCTGGTCTGGTATCTCCACACCCTCGCCGGGGTCGGTCAGGCCGCCGGCTACGTCATCATCCTGGGGCTCGCCGTTGTGGAGATCTTCTGGTCCATGTCCAACGTGGGGTGGAGCGCCCTCATCTCCGACATCTACGGGATCGAGGACCGGGGCGCGGTGCAGGGGCGGCTCACCAGCGTCGGAGGGCTCGGGCGGATCCTGGGGATTTGGATCGGGGGGCTCCTTTATGACGGCATGGGGCTCCGGTATGAGGGGTGGGGGTTCCAGGAGGGCGTCCTCTTTTTCATCGCTTCGGGGGCCATGGTCGTCTCGGTGCTGCCCATGCTCCTGGTGCCCGAAGGCGGCATCGGGAAAGGCGGCGGGGCCCCGGAGGCACCGCCGCCCGAGGCCGAGGCCGGAACCCGCGCCGCATTCATCCTCTTTCTCTGGGCCATGGTCTTCATCAATTTCGGCCGGAATTCCATCGCCGTCATCATGTCCCAGTATCTCGCCCTCGACTCGGGGCTGGCCCTCGCCGGCGGCATGATCAGCCACGTCGTCAACATGCAGTCCGTGGCCGTCATCGGGGCGGGGCTCATGGTGGGGCGCCTGGCGGGCAAGTACGGCCACCGCCGGGTCCTGATCTGGGGCACGTGGGGGGCGGCGGCCTCGCTGGTGATATTGGCCGGCGTGGAGGGGCTGGCCTGGATGTTTGCGGCCAACTTCATCCGGGGCGTTTCCGAGGCCCTGATCACGGCGAGCGCCTACGCCCTGGCCTCGGTGCTGATTCCCCCGGAGCGGCGGGGTCGGGGCTTCGGTCTGTTCAATGCCACCTTTTTTCTCAGCTGGGGACTGGCCGGCACCTTCATATCGGGGCCCGTCATCGACGGCTGCATGGCCCTGGGCGTCCCCGAGGTGTCGGCCTACCAGGCGGCTTTCATGGCCGCCGCCGTCGTGACCGCCGTCGGGATGGGCCTTCTGTTGAAGGTCGGACCCGCCGCTACAGGGTCCCGTTGA
- a CDS encoding outer membrane beta-barrel protein yields MKKQCFKVAVVLGFLCVLPVTVVAENQVVIEPENRVVIEPLIYADEIDVANANLNLTAKATNRLEPTLSFAYRTDSNFYRVDDDFEKLRVDTYLVQPGLRFGYRTGKTLVDLGYSLNIYSYDDRDDRPAGHRNADDLDYTGHTLRLNAETRPTAKINLGLKEYFVRTRDQSEADHTTGLVGIQEKYNYNQIEPWLAYRFSERFSSRLAYRHTAVNYDKVNPEDATENRGLFDFRYHLSPRDSIAVDYSIWNRDHDEGIADYTSNVIGLVYRRNAKFLYGELGVGYHHRDFEESGRDSESTPAFRLAVTAQSSGLDESGRPKTYATLALNKDFNSSGTSSNFLETREVSLRAGHTFMDRILLDMEGYYRMNEYEDAAGLTPDGSVEDRDDDRMGVVGSLGYRLGRWFVLSVRGGYESRDSNLAAYDYDNTYVMARLDSSYDFNLK; encoded by the coding sequence ATGAAAAAACAATGTTTCAAGGTTGCAGTGGTTCTCGGTTTTCTCTGTGTGCTTCCAGTGACGGTCGTTGCGGAAAATCAGGTGGTGATCGAACCGGAAAACCGGGTGGTGATCGAACCCCTGATCTACGCGGACGAAATCGACGTCGCGAACGCCAACCTCAACCTGACGGCCAAGGCGACCAATCGGCTGGAGCCGACCCTCTCCTTCGCCTATCGGACGGACAGCAACTTCTACCGGGTGGACGACGATTTCGAGAAGCTTCGGGTGGACACCTATCTGGTGCAGCCGGGTCTCCGCTTCGGCTATCGGACCGGGAAAACCCTGGTGGACCTGGGCTATTCCCTCAACATCTACTCCTATGACGACCGGGACGACCGGCCGGCCGGACATCGGAACGCCGACGACCTCGATTACACCGGGCACACCCTCCGGCTGAACGCCGAAACCCGGCCCACGGCCAAGATCAATCTCGGCCTCAAGGAATATTTCGTCCGCACCCGGGACCAGTCCGAGGCCGACCACACCACCGGACTCGTCGGGATCCAGGAGAAATACAACTACAACCAGATAGAGCCCTGGCTCGCCTACCGTTTCAGCGAACGCTTTTCATCCCGCCTCGCCTACCGGCACACCGCCGTCAATTACGATAAGGTCAACCCCGAAGACGCAACGGAAAACCGGGGCCTTTTCGATTTCCGCTACCACCTGTCGCCCCGGGACTCCATCGCCGTCGATTACAGCATCTGGAATCGGGATCACGACGAAGGCATTGCCGACTACACCTCCAACGTGATCGGGCTGGTGTACCGGCGCAACGCCAAGTTCCTCTACGGTGAGCTGGGCGTCGGCTACCATCATCGGGACTTCGAGGAGAGCGGCCGCGACAGCGAAAGCACCCCGGCCTTCCGCCTGGCCGTCACGGCCCAGAGCTCGGGCCTGGACGAATCCGGCCGCCCCAAAACCTACGCCACCCTGGCCTTGAACAAGGATTTCAACAGCTCGGGTACGTCCAGCAACTTCCTCGAAACGCGGGAGGTCTCCCTCCGGGCCGGCCACACGTTCATGGACCGGATCCTCCTGGACATGGAAGGCTATTACCGCATGAACGAGTATGAGGACGCTGCCGGCCTCACCCCCGACGGATCCGTCGAGGATCGGGACGACGACCGGATGGGCGTAGTGGGCAGCCTGGGATACCGCCTCGGCCGCTGGTTCGTGCTGAGCGTCCGGGGCGGATACGAGAGCCGCGATTCCAACCTGGCCGCCTACGACTATGACAACACCTATGTCATGGCCCGTCTGGATTCGTCCTATGATTTCAACCTGAAGTAA
- a CDS encoding HAD-IA family hydrolase yields MKNRIVKAVVFDFDGTLTHPGALNFSEIKAAVGCPPDQPVLEHIEAMADPAERDRAHRMLADFELSAAEASQPNPGAEELIRWCRKRGLRLGILTRNLRAAVMRALENFKTVGPDDFAVIISREDPHAPKPHPEGVAAAAARLGVASREVAVVGDFVFDIQAGNGAGATTVWLDHGVSAAGPAGHRFQDESDHRVTGLAEVRDLLRLYLPLPGGKFPNDLLKKYLDAFDFKDPSVIIHPGIGEDIAAVDVADEEVLILKSDPITFATDAIGQYAVLVNANDIATSGAAPRWLLTTLMFPTGTTPAGIFEVLGDLETTCRNWGITLCGGHTEITDAVTRPVVSGMLAGTVARRDLVDKGRMRPGDVVLLTKAVAVEGTSIIAREFGAALRERGMTEAELETCRGFLSRISILGEARIAAASGGVSAMHDVTEGGLSTALEELAAAGGHEIRVFVENIPIFPQTRKICELLDIAPLGLIGSGSLLITCRKDRCAPLIRALHDAEIPVTVIGEVGDPGRDIAAFHEGRPTPWPRFEADEIARLFERLK; encoded by the coding sequence ATGAAAAACAGGATTGTCAAGGCCGTAGTGTTCGATTTCGATGGGACCCTCACGCACCCCGGGGCCCTGAATTTTTCCGAGATCAAGGCGGCGGTGGGCTGCCCTCCCGACCAGCCGGTGCTGGAGCACATCGAGGCGATGGCCGACCCGGCGGAACGGGACCGGGCACACCGGATGCTGGCGGACTTCGAGCTCTCGGCGGCCGAGGCCTCGCAACCCAACCCCGGGGCCGAGGAGCTGATCCGGTGGTGCCGCAAACGGGGGCTTCGTCTGGGCATCCTGACCCGGAATCTCCGCGCGGCGGTGATGCGGGCACTGGAGAATTTCAAGACGGTGGGTCCCGACGACTTCGCGGTAATCATATCCCGGGAAGACCCCCACGCACCCAAGCCCCATCCCGAAGGGGTGGCCGCCGCGGCGGCCCGCCTGGGGGTGGCGTCCCGGGAGGTGGCGGTGGTGGGGGATTTCGTGTTCGACATCCAGGCGGGGAACGGCGCCGGCGCCACCACGGTGTGGCTCGATCACGGCGTGTCGGCGGCGGGACCGGCCGGTCACCGGTTTCAGGATGAGAGCGATCATCGGGTCACCGGGCTGGCAGAGGTGCGGGATCTGCTGCGCCTCTACCTGCCCCTGCCCGGCGGCAAGTTCCCCAACGATCTTCTCAAGAAATATCTCGACGCATTCGATTTCAAGGATCCTTCCGTCATTATCCATCCCGGCATCGGCGAGGACATCGCCGCCGTGGATGTCGCGGACGAGGAGGTCCTCATCCTCAAGTCCGATCCCATCACCTTTGCCACGGACGCCATCGGGCAGTACGCGGTCCTGGTCAATGCCAACGACATCGCCACCTCCGGCGCGGCACCCCGGTGGCTCCTGACCACGCTGATGTTTCCCACGGGGACCACCCCCGCCGGGATCTTCGAGGTGCTGGGGGATCTGGAGACCACCTGCCGGAACTGGGGGATCACCCTCTGCGGCGGGCACACGGAGATCACCGACGCGGTGACCCGGCCGGTGGTGAGCGGCATGCTGGCGGGCACCGTGGCGAGAAGGGACCTGGTGGACAAGGGGCGGATGCGGCCCGGGGACGTGGTGCTGCTGACCAAGGCGGTGGCGGTGGAGGGGACGAGCATCATCGCCCGGGAGTTCGGGGCCGCGCTTCGGGAGCGGGGCATGACCGAGGCGGAGCTCGAGACCTGCCGGGGGTTCCTCTCCCGGATCAGCATCCTCGGGGAGGCGCGGATCGCAGCGGCCTCGGGCGGCGTCAGCGCCATGCACGACGTGACCGAGGGAGGGCTCTCCACGGCCCTGGAGGAGCTCGCCGCGGCAGGAGGGCACGAGATCCGGGTTTTCGTGGAAAACATTCCGATCTTTCCCCAGACCCGCAAGATCTGCGAGCTGCTCGATATCGCGCCGTTGGGCCTCATCGGTTCGGGCAGTCTCCTCATCACCTGTCGGAAGGACCGGTGCGCCCCCCTCATCCGGGCCCTCCACGACGCCGAAATCCCCGTGACCGTAATCGGCGAGGTGGGCGACCCCGGCCGCGACATCGCCGCCTTCCACGAAGGCCGCCCCACCCCCTGGCCCCGCTTCGAAGCGGACGAAATAGCGCGCTTGTTTGAGAGATTGAAGTGA
- a CDS encoding MFS transporter, whose product MRDRSGKWAIFTVTAVGVFMSTLDGSIVNVALPAVMQDLGVPMPTVEWVMMIYLLTVSSLLLSFGRLGDIRGRRWVYTRGLGVFSAGSLCCAMADSALWLIGARAFQGVGAAMVMSCTQAIVVDAFPASERGRALGVLGAVVASGLTVGPALGGWILHVASWPFIFWINIPIGVGAALWANRLLRHRQVDVTRRESFDGWGALFLALGMGAMLAALTHGYDWGYGSIPFLSLSGLFLASSLGFVRREIRTPHPLISPSLLRIRLFVLPVLAGMILFAGLFTIIFLMPFFLMHPRGLSPGDTGLIMVTPFIFLFLFAPLSGALSDRLGSRWLCTLGMAVLTASFVLLSRLTPEASKIEIAWRLAVSGIGTGLFIAPNNAAAMSAVPRKFMGVAAGTVATVRNLGMVLGIALAGTLFNSAFHASSGGRLLKVYTPDLEPVFMEAFRHAMSSGIALGAIGIVVAFLRGRDEK is encoded by the coding sequence ATGCGGGATCGATCGGGCAAGTGGGCGATTTTCACGGTGACGGCCGTCGGGGTGTTCATGTCGACCCTGGACGGCAGCATCGTCAACGTCGCCCTGCCCGCCGTCATGCAGGACCTGGGGGTGCCCATGCCCACGGTGGAGTGGGTGATGATGATCTATCTGCTCACCGTCTCCTCCCTGCTGCTCTCCTTCGGGCGGCTGGGCGACATCCGGGGCCGCCGCTGGGTCTACACCCGGGGGCTGGGGGTCTTCTCGGCGGGATCCCTCTGCTGCGCCATGGCCGACAGTGCGTTGTGGCTCATCGGGGCCCGGGCCTTCCAGGGGGTTGGAGCCGCCATGGTCATGTCCTGCACCCAGGCCATTGTGGTCGACGCCTTTCCGGCCTCGGAGCGGGGGCGGGCCCTGGGCGTCCTGGGGGCGGTGGTGGCCTCCGGCCTCACGGTGGGACCGGCCCTGGGGGGATGGATTCTGCATGTCGCCTCCTGGCCTTTTATCTTCTGGATCAACATCCCCATCGGGGTGGGGGCGGCGCTGTGGGCCAACCGTCTCCTGAGGCATCGGCAGGTGGATGTGACGCGGCGGGAATCCTTCGACGGCTGGGGCGCGCTTTTCCTGGCCCTCGGCATGGGGGCGATGCTCGCGGCCCTGACCCACGGCTACGACTGGGGCTACGGCAGTATCCCGTTTCTTTCCCTTTCGGGGCTCTTTCTGGCGTCGTCCCTGGGGTTCGTCCGTCGGGAAATCCGAACCCCCCATCCCCTGATTTCGCCGTCTCTGCTGCGGATCCGCCTCTTCGTTCTGCCGGTTCTGGCGGGGATGATCCTTTTTGCGGGGCTCTTCACCATCATCTTTCTCATGCCGTTTTTCCTGATGCATCCCCGCGGCCTCTCCCCGGGAGATACCGGCCTGATCATGGTGACCCCGTTCATCTTTCTGTTCCTGTTCGCGCCGCTCTCGGGCGCCCTTTCGGACCGGCTGGGATCCCGCTGGCTCTGCACCCTGGGCATGGCCGTCCTGACAGCCTCCTTCGTCCTTCTCTCCCGCCTGACGCCCGAGGCGTCCAAAATCGAGATCGCGTGGCGTCTGGCCGTGAGCGGCATCGGCACGGGATTGTTCATCGCCCCCAACAACGCCGCCGCCATGAGCGCCGTTCCCCGGAAATTCATGGGGGTGGCCGCCGGGACCGTGGCCACGGTCCGCAACCTCGGCATGGTGCTGGGGATCGCCCTGGCCGGAACCCTTTTCAACAGCGCCTTTCACGCCTCGAGCGGGGGGCGGCTCCTCAAGGTCTACACCCCCGATCTGGAGCCCGTCTTCATGGAAGCTTTCCGGCACGCCATGTCCTCGGGCATCGCCCTCGGGGCCATCGGCATCGTTGTCGCCTTTTTACGGGGAAGGGATGAGAAATGA
- a CDS encoding polysaccharide biosynthesis/export family protein — MPYLKNRIFGNIVFLWLAAALLFPSGGLCLAREEGYRIGARDVLALTIYAGGEEQQSVQLTVSPQGTINVPFIGPVKAAGLTVSQLREQIVAPLAQDYFVDPEVNLYIKEYQSLQYYITGAVTTPGLYTTDSRQTLLTLIAKAGGVMNDRGNVAYIMRDSTGKLREGETPEELISKNKSQKADLDRLLDKGDMGQNVPLHSGDVVYIPLKRDLDVAQSSIYMEGEINRPGIYPYQQGLTALNACLMAGGFKTYAAPSRTRIIREVGNRKEVIRIDLNAVKAGKIADIPLKPGDLINVPESWF, encoded by the coding sequence ATGCCATACCTGAAAAATCGAATCTTCGGAAATATTGTGTTCCTCTGGCTTGCCGCCGCCCTGCTTTTCCCTTCGGGAGGCCTCTGCCTCGCCCGGGAGGAGGGCTATCGCATCGGCGCCAGGGATGTTCTGGCCCTCACCATTTATGCCGGCGGCGAGGAGCAGCAGTCGGTCCAGCTGACGGTGAGCCCCCAGGGCACCATCAACGTCCCCTTCATCGGGCCGGTCAAGGCGGCGGGCCTCACCGTCAGCCAACTCCGGGAACAGATCGTGGCGCCCCTGGCCCAGGATTATTTCGTCGATCCCGAGGTCAACCTCTATATCAAGGAATACCAGAGCCTTCAGTATTACATCACCGGCGCCGTCACCACCCCCGGCCTCTACACCACCGATTCCCGGCAAACCCTGTTGACCCTCATCGCCAAGGCCGGCGGCGTCATGAACGACCGCGGGAACGTGGCCTACATCATGCGGGACTCCACCGGAAAGCTGCGGGAGGGGGAGACGCCGGAGGAGCTGATATCCAAGAACAAGAGCCAGAAGGCGGATCTGGATCGACTCCTCGACAAGGGCGATATGGGCCAGAACGTGCCCCTCCATTCCGGGGACGTCGTCTACATCCCCCTCAAGCGGGACCTGGACGTGGCCCAGTCGAGCATCTATATGGAAGGCGAAATCAACCGCCCGGGCATCTATCCCTATCAGCAGGGGCTCACCGCCCTGAACGCCTGCCTCATGGCCGGCGGATTCAAGACCTATGCCGCCCCCAGCCGGACCCGTATCATCCGGGAGGTGGGGAACCGGAAAGAGGTGATCCGGATCGATCTGAACGCCGTCAAGGCCGGCAAGATCGCCGACATTCCCCTGAAGCCCGGGGATCTGATCAATGTTCCCGAAAGCTGGTTTTAA
- a CDS encoding type III pantothenate kinase, protein MLLVIDVGNTNTVMGIYHGKTLVRDWRIRTERNTTEDEFNFLVSGLFARDGIDAGQVKGTIISSVVPPMVNILDAFCRKYMKHAPVWVDARTAAGMPILYGDPSEVGADRIVNAVGAYARYPESLIIIDFGTATTFDAVSEKGEYLGGAISPGIRIASEALFMRASKLPRVEIFSPPDRVIGKNTVGSIQAGIIFGYAGLVDGMVRRMAEEMGTAPRVVATGGLAPLMAGVSETIDVVDGNLTLEGLRIIHERQLQAATGR, encoded by the coding sequence ATGCTGTTGGTCATCGATGTGGGGAACACGAATACGGTGATGGGAATTTATCATGGGAAGACCCTGGTTCGGGACTGGCGGATCCGGACGGAGCGGAACACCACCGAGGACGAGTTCAACTTTCTCGTATCGGGGCTTTTCGCCAGGGACGGCATCGACGCGGGCCAGGTGAAGGGGACCATCATCTCCAGTGTGGTGCCGCCCATGGTGAACATCCTGGATGCCTTCTGCCGGAAGTACATGAAACACGCCCCCGTATGGGTGGATGCCAGGACGGCGGCCGGGATGCCCATCCTCTACGGCGACCCCAGCGAGGTCGGGGCCGATCGGATCGTCAACGCCGTGGGCGCCTATGCCAGATATCCTGAAAGCCTCATCATTATCGACTTCGGCACGGCAACCACCTTCGACGCCGTGTCCGAAAAGGGCGAGTATCTCGGCGGCGCCATCAGCCCCGGTATCCGGATCGCGTCGGAGGCCCTGTTCATGAGGGCCTCCAAGCTGCCCCGGGTGGAGATCTTCAGCCCGCCGGACCGGGTGATCGGCAAGAACACCGTCGGCAGCATCCAGGCGGGCATCATCTTCGGCTATGCCGGGCTGGTGGACGGGATGGTCCGTCGCATGGCCGAGGAGATGGGCACCGCGCCCAGGGTCGTCGCCACCGGTGGGCTGGCGCCCCTCATGGCCGGTGTCAGCGAGACCATCGACGTGGTGGACGGCAACCTGACCCTGGAGGGCCTGCGGATCATTCACGAACGGCAGCTGCAGGCCGCGACCGGACGGTGA
- a CDS encoding GumC family protein, with product MTESPHLSQETEETVDLTEYLNVLKKYRGLILLVMILVAAATTLFTLRMRPVYEAAATIVIDNEKTPLPFGNDMGGYGSYISQEVMFKTHKQLLTSRPVIEKVIQDLRLDQVQEDLEIGSIRALLSRYKKNLMLLFREERIPTPEETRLALIKTVLDKITVTEIRDTRLLRIGVRDYDPEAAARMANALAQAYITFNLANRLEYSQNTMAWMTEQLYDVQKKLEDAEAEFLAYKQKTRLFSVEGRQGMITNKMNEFNDAYLQTRNQRLELEAKLGELRRIGGTSNRRNIVHIRSLIENAVIDNLYNQLIEAEVAYSRAAKIYKGKHPKLTQIQTQIDNTRAKLNGEIQKELQSMKAQQAVLAAREEVIQKTIGDFESEAMETNKKELEYTMLERSVETQQQMHDILLAKLKETNISSNVDVSNIRITESAVAVNSPVKPQKARNILLGVIVGLMAGIGLAFLREYLDQSLRTEEDVQRYLGLPVLSIVPLAGKK from the coding sequence ATGACTGAAAGCCCCCATTTGTCCCAGGAAACCGAAGAGACCGTCGACCTGACGGAGTACCTGAACGTCCTCAAGAAGTACCGCGGCCTGATCCTCCTTGTGATGATCCTGGTCGCGGCCGCGACCACCCTTTTCACGCTCCGGATGCGCCCGGTCTACGAGGCGGCCGCCACCATCGTCATCGACAACGAAAAGACGCCCCTGCCCTTTGGCAACGACATGGGCGGTTACGGGAGCTATATCTCCCAGGAGGTCATGTTCAAGACCCACAAGCAGCTTCTCACCTCTCGGCCGGTCATCGAGAAGGTGATCCAGGATCTCCGGCTCGACCAGGTTCAGGAGGACCTCGAGATCGGCTCCATCAGGGCACTGTTATCCCGCTACAAAAAAAACCTGATGCTGCTCTTCCGGGAGGAGCGGATCCCCACCCCCGAGGAGACCCGTCTGGCCCTCATCAAAACGGTCCTCGACAAGATCACCGTGACCGAGATCCGGGACACCCGCCTCCTCCGAATCGGAGTGCGGGACTACGATCCCGAAGCAGCGGCGCGGATGGCCAACGCCCTGGCCCAGGCCTACATCACCTTCAACCTGGCCAACCGCCTCGAATACTCCCAGAACACCATGGCGTGGATGACGGAACAGCTTTACGACGTCCAGAAGAAGCTGGAGGACGCCGAGGCCGAGTTCCTGGCCTACAAACAGAAGACCAGGCTCTTCTCCGTGGAAGGACGCCAGGGCATGATCACCAACAAGATGAACGAGTTCAACGACGCCTATCTCCAGACGCGCAACCAGCGGCTGGAGCTGGAAGCCAAGCTGGGCGAGCTGCGGCGCATCGGCGGCACCTCCAACCGGCGGAACATCGTCCACATCCGCTCCCTCATTGAAAACGCGGTGATCGACAACCTCTACAACCAGCTCATCGAGGCCGAGGTGGCCTATTCCCGGGCCGCCAAGATCTACAAGGGCAAGCATCCCAAGCTGACCCAGATCCAGACCCAGATCGACAACACCCGGGCCAAGCTCAACGGCGAGATCCAGAAGGAGCTGCAGAGCATGAAGGCCCAGCAGGCCGTGCTGGCCGCCCGGGAGGAGGTCATCCAGAAGACCATCGGGGACTTCGAGAGCGAGGCCATGGAAACCAACAAGAAGGAGCTGGAGTACACCATGCTGGAACGGAGCGTCGAAACCCAGCAGCAGATGCACGACATCCTCCTGGCCAAGCTGAAGGAGACCAACATCAGCAGCAACGTGGACGTCTCCAACATCCGGATCACCGAGTCGGCCGTGGCCGTCAACAGCCCGGTCAAGCCCCAAAAGGCCCGGAACATCCTCCTCGGCGTCATCGTCGGCCTGATGGCGGGTATCGGTCTCGCCTTCCTCCGGGAATACCTCGACCAGTCCCTGAGAACGGAGGAGGACGTCCAACGCTACCTCGGCCTCCCCGTCCTCTCCATCGTCCCCCTCGCGGGAAAGAAGTAA
- a CDS encoding type II toxin-antitoxin system VapC family toxin, whose translation MMKKVLIDSGPLIALFDASDRYHHESLEFIKTNKHPLVTTIASITETLHLLDFNRNAQIDFLEWIGRGGVEIYDIQNKDFHRLKALTEKYRDLPMDFADSCLVYIAEQLNIDTIATIDRDFSVYRIKGRKKFKTLLS comes from the coding sequence ATGATGAAAAAAGTCCTGATAGACTCCGGCCCATTGATTGCGCTGTTCGATGCGTCCGATAGATACCATCATGAATCGCTTGAATTCATCAAAACAAATAAGCACCCTCTTGTCACGACCATAGCCTCCATAACGGAGACACTTCACTTGCTGGATTTCAACCGAAATGCCCAGATCGACTTTTTAGAATGGATCGGCAGAGGCGGCGTTGAAATTTATGATATCCAGAATAAGGATTTTCATCGACTGAAAGCGTTGACGGAAAAATACCGGGACTTGCCAATGGATTTTGCCGATTCATGTCTGGTATATATCGCCGAACAGCTCAACATCGATACCATTGCAACGATCGATCGCGATTTCTCGGTCTACAGGATCAAAGGCAGAAAAAAGTTTAAAACCCTGCTTTCCTGA